A part of Magnetospirillum sp. genomic DNA contains:
- the fdhD gene encoding formate dehydrogenase accessory sulfurtransferase FdhD — protein sequence MANEFLLMPDPADARLVARVSGIDQTGAAVETSVVAEKPLTLYLNAREIVTMMTIGDYPEYLALGYLLNQNMLPADARVTGVEFDAELDVVVVRTDRETDFEDKLRKKTLTSGCAQGTAFGDLMEKFDNVALDKAARLKTSQLYRLLRTINTAPSLYLEAGAIHGCVLCAADRALVYMEDVGRHNAVDKIAGYMYRHDLAPHDKIFYTTGRLTSEMVIKTVQMGIPILVSRSGFTAWGVELARKAGLTLIGRARGSRFVVLAAPERIVFDASAREAAEEDAKLRRKGSEDG from the coding sequence ATGGCAAACGAATTCCTGCTTATGCCCGATCCCGCCGATGCGCGGCTCGTGGCGCGCGTCTCCGGCATCGACCAGACGGGGGCGGCCGTCGAAACCTCGGTCGTCGCCGAAAAGCCGCTCACGCTCTATTTGAATGCGCGCGAGATCGTCACGATGATGACGATCGGCGACTATCCCGAATATCTCGCCCTTGGCTATCTCCTGAACCAGAACATGCTGCCCGCCGACGCGCGCGTGACGGGTGTCGAGTTCGATGCCGAGCTCGACGTGGTCGTGGTGCGCACGGATCGCGAGACCGACTTCGAAGACAAGCTGCGCAAGAAGACGCTGACCTCGGGCTGCGCGCAAGGGACCGCATTCGGCGATCTCATGGAAAAATTCGACAATGTCGCCCTCGACAAAGCGGCACGGCTCAAGACCTCGCAGCTCTACCGCCTGTTGCGCACGATCAACACCGCTCCCTCGCTCTATCTTGAAGCAGGGGCGATACATGGCTGCGTGCTGTGTGCGGCCGACCGCGCCCTTGTCTATATGGAGGATGTCGGGCGCCACAATGCGGTCGACAAGATCGCGGGCTACATGTATCGCCACGACCTTGCGCCGCACGACAAGATTTTCTACACGACCGGCCGTCTGACGTCGGAAATGGTGATCAAGACCGTGCAGATGGGGATTCCGATTTTGGTGTCGCGTTCGGGCTTCACGGCCTGGGGGGTCGAGCTTGCGCGCAAAGCCGGGCTCACATTGATCGGCCGCGCGCGCGGCAGCCGTTTTGTCGTGCTGGCGGCGCCCGAGCGCATCGTGTTCGACGCCAGTGCGCGCGAAGCGGCCGAAGAAGACGCCAAGCTGCGTCGCAAGGGCTCGGAAGATGGCTGA
- the mobA gene encoding molybdenum cofactor guanylyltransferase MobA, with amino-acid sequence MAEAIAGVVLAGGQSTRMGGGDKCLRDLGGQPILAHILARAAPQVSALVLNANGDASRFSAFGLPVVGDSVPDFAGPLAGILAGLDWAAVHAPASRYVASFAADAPFLPRDLVARFAAAVAHEGADLACAMSGGQAHPVFGLWRVDLREALRHALVTEKIFKVDRWTARYKVAMVTFDTKPFDPFFNANRPDDLAAAHDLLALANT; translated from the coding sequence ATGGCTGAGGCGATCGCGGGCGTGGTGTTGGCGGGCGGCCAGTCGACGCGCATGGGCGGGGGCGACAAATGCCTGCGCGATCTGGGCGGCCAGCCGATCCTGGCGCATATTCTGGCGCGCGCCGCACCGCAGGTTTCCGCCCTCGTGCTGAACGCCAATGGCGACGCTTCGCGTTTTTCGGCCTTTGGCCTGCCGGTCGTTGGCGACAGCGTGCCAGATTTCGCAGGCCCGCTTGCCGGCATTCTGGCTGGGCTCGATTGGGCGGCGGTGCACGCGCCTGCGTCCCGCTATGTCGCGAGCTTTGCGGCCGACGCCCCCTTCTTGCCGCGCGATCTCGTGGCACGTTTTGCGGCGGCGGTTGCGCACGAAGGGGCGGACCTTGCATGTGCGATGTCCGGCGGCCAAGCGCATCCGGTATTCGGCCTGTGGCGCGTCGATCTGCGCGAAGCGCTGCGCCATGCGCTTGTGACCGAAAAAATCTTCAAGGTCGATCGCTGGACGGCGCGGTATAAGGTTGCCATGGTTACGTTCGACACGAAACCCTTCGATCCGTTTTTCAACGCCAATCGGCCCGACGATCTGGCGGCCGCCCACGATCTGCTGGCGCTTGCAAACACAT